Proteins encoded in a region of the Micropterus dolomieu isolate WLL.071019.BEF.003 ecotype Adirondacks linkage group LG07, ASM2129224v1, whole genome shotgun sequence genome:
- the gabpa gene encoding GA-binding protein alpha chain — protein MSKSEPEDMIEIEIDEREKQACLEEGVEEQTITASDLIQQDIDINEPIGNLKKLLEPRIQMSLDAYEICLQDIQLHPDHSLFDQGVKTDGTVQLSLQIITKPGEEKLNILEIVKPVETVEVVIDPDAAGEEGTLVEEGQLIAVERSGLSDETSEQVTRWAAALEGYRKEQVRLGIPYDPVLWSADQVIHWAVWVMKEFNIDEMEIGSIHIPGRDLCSFNQDEFLQKVPNGEILWSHLELLRKYVLASQDQSGGDATVTIDQPVQIIPAQVSTPTAIKVLKQSRGPRTPRISGGEERSSPGNRTGNNGQIQLWQFLLELLTDKDARDCISWVGEEGEFKLNQPELVAQKWGQRKNKPTMNYEKLSRALRYYYDGDMISKVQGKRFVYKFVCDLRTLIGYSAAELNNLVTECEQKKLARMQMHGIGQPITTVTLATTTLDKDS, from the exons ATGTCTAAAAGTGAACCAGAAGACATGATAGAGATTGAGATCGATGAACGGGAGAAGCAGGCATGCCTGGAGGAAGG TGTCGAGGAGCAGACCATCACTGCATCAGATTTGATTCAACAAGATATTGACATCAATGAGCCCATTGGCAATTTGAAGAAGCTTTTGGAGCCCCGTATCCAGATGTCACTGGATGCATATGAGATCTGCTTGCAGGACATTCAG cttcaCCCTGATCACAGCCTCTTCGATCAGGGAGTAAAGACAGATGGTACAGTGCAGCTCAGCCTGCAGATTATAACCAAACCGG GTGAGGAGAAGTTGAACATTTTGGAAATTGTGAAGCCAGTAGAAACAGTAGAGGTGGTGATTGATCCAGACGCAGCAGGAGAAGAAGGGACTCTGGTGGAGGAGGGTCAGCTCATTGCTGTGGAGCGATCTGGCCTTTCTGATGAGACGTCGGAGCAGGTTACACGCTGGGCCGCAGCACTTGAAGGCTACCGCAAAGAGCAGGTTCGCCTGGGCATACCATATG acCCGGTGCTCTGGTCAGCTGACCAGGTGATCCACTGGGCTGTGTGGGTAATGAAGGAGTTTAACATAGATGAAATGGAAATAGGCAGCATTCACATTCCAGGTCGAGACCTCTGCTCATTCAACCAGGATGAGTTCCTTCAGAAAGTGCCCAACGGAGAAATACTCTGGAGCCATCTGGAACTCCTCCGCAAAT ATGTGCTGGCAAGCCAGGACCAGTCTGGAGGGGACGCTACCGTCACCATTGATCAGC CTGTGCAGATAATCCCGGCTCAAGTGAGCACACCCACTGCTATAAAGGTATTGAAGCAGAGCCGTGGCCCCAGGACTCCCCGAATTTCAGGAGGAGAGGAGCGAAGCTCACCGGGCAACCGCACAG GCAACAACGGTCAGATCCAGCTGTGGCAGTTCCTGCTAGAGCTGCTGACAGATAAGGATGCAAGAGACTGCATCTCCTGGGTGGGTGAAGAGGGCGAGTTCAAACTCAACCAGCCAGAGCTTGTGGCGCAAAAATGGGGCCAGCGCAAGAACAAGCCTACAATGAACTACGAGAAACTCAGCAGAGCCCTtag GTATTACTACGACGGGGACATGATCAGCAAGGTGCAGGGCAAGCGCTTCGTCTACAAGTTTGTGTGCGACCTGAGAACTCTGATTGGTTATAGTGCTGCTGAACTCAACAACCTGGTGACAGAGTGTGAACAGAAGAAACTGGCTCGCATGCAGATGCACGGCATCGGTCAGCCCATCACTACTGTGACCCTGGCCACCACAACACTAGACAAAGACAGCTGA
- the LOC123973455 gene encoding amyloid-beta A4 protein-like isoform X1, whose translation MGEHTACLLLLVATLTLSSEVPADDSVGLLNEPAVAMFCGKLNMHINVQSGKWESDPSGTKSCIGTKEGILQYCQEVYPELQITNVVEANQPVSIQNWCKKGRKQCRSHTHIVVPYRCLVGEFVSDALLVPDKCRFLHQERMDQCESHLHWHTVAKESCGDRSMNLHDYGMLLPCGIDRFRGVEFVCCPAEAEQDADSTELEGEESDVWWGGAETDYSDNGMSRPADTEPAAAQDDEDADEEADEEADAFERDENGDGDEDDEGEEDEDVNDERDSDERNANVAMTTTTTTTTESVEEVVRAVCWARAESGPCHAMLERWFFIPEKGRCAPFLFGGCGGNRNNFESEEYCLAVCSSSLPTMAPSPPDAMDRYLESPGDVSEHSDFQKAKESLEAKHRERMSQVMREWEEAERQAKSLPRADKKAVIQHFQEKVEALEQEAAGERQQLVETHMARVEALLNSRRRLALENYLSALQANPPRARQVLSLLKKYVRAEQKDRQHTLKHYEHVRTVDPKKAAQIRPQVLTHLRVIDERTNQSLGLLYKVPSVANEIHSQVSVIMQRVQAELSQQVSSLQSDGRVDGRVSYGNDALMPDQAYSSAPMDPGLEGLGFIHPESFNQPNTENHVEPVDARPLPDRGLPTRPVSAMTPEEMPEVRKETEERQSAGYEVYHEKLVFFAKDVGSNKGAIIGLMVGGVVIATVIVITLVMLRKKQYTSIHHGVIEVDAAVTPEERHLAKMQQNGYENPTYKFFEQMQN comes from the exons ATGGGGGAGCACACTGCGTGTTTGCTGTTACTGGTGGCGACCTTGACGCTTTCATCCGAG GTGCCTGCTGATGACTCTGTGGGTTTGCTAAATGAGCCGGCGGTGGCCATGTTCTGTGGGAAGCTCAACATGCACATCAATGTGCAGAGTGGCAAATGGGAGTCTGACCCCTCTGGCACTAAAAGCTGCATCGGCACCAAGGAGGGCATCCTGCAGTACTGTCAAGAG GTGTACCCAGAGTTACAGATCACAAATGTTGTGGAGGCCAACCAGCCCGTCAGCATCCAGAACTGGTGCAAGAAAGGCCGCAAGCAATGccgcagtcacacacacatcgTGGTGCCGTACCGCTGTCTGG TTGGGGAGTTTGTGAGCGACGCCCTGCTCGTTCCTGACAAATGCAGGTTCCTTCACCAGGAGCGCATGGACCAGTGTGAGAGCCACCTGCACTGGCACACGGTAGCGAAAGAG TCCTGCGGAGACCGCTCCATGAATCTTCACGACTACGGGATGCTGTTGCCATGTGGTATCGACCGTTTCCGAGGCGTGGAGTTTGTCTGCTGCCCGGCTGAGGCGGAGCAAGATGCGGATAGCACAGAGCTAGAAGGGGAGGAGTCAGACGTCTGGTGGGGCGGGGCTGAGACCGATTACTCCGATAACGG CATGTCGCGCCCGGCAGACACAGAGCCCGCTGCTGCGCAGGACGATGAGGACGCGGACGAAGAGGCGGACGAAGAGGCGGACGCTTTTGAACGGGATGAGAACGGAGATGGCGATGAAGATGACGAAGGGGAGGAAGATGAAGACGTTAACGATGAACGGGATAGCGATGAGCGCAACGCTAACGTCGCCAtgacaaccaccaccaccaccaccactgaaTCAGTTGAGGAAGTCGTTCGAG CCGTTTGTTGGGCTCGTGCTGAGTCAGGCCCGTGTCATGCCATGCTGGAGCGTTGGTTCTTCATACCTGAGAAGGGCCGCTGTGCTCCCTTCTTGTTTGGGGGCTGTGGGGGCAACAGGAATAACTTTGAGTCGGAGGAGTACTGCCTAGCTGTCTGCAGCAGCTCGC TGCCCACCATGGCCCCCAGTCCTCCAGATGCCATGGATCGGTACCTTGAATCACCTGGGGACGTCAGCGAACACTCTGATTTCCAGAAGGCCAAGGAAAGCCTCGAGGCCAAACACCGCGAAAGAATGTCTCAG GTGATGAGGGAGTGGGAAGAGGCTGAGCGGCAGGCCAAGAGCCTTCCTCGCGCTGACAAGAAAGCTGTCATCCAG CACTTCCAGGAGAAGGTGGAGGCTCTGGAGCAGGAGGCAGCAGGAGAGAGGCAGCAGCTGGTGGAGACCCACATGGCCCGGGTGGAAGCTCTGCTCAACAGCCGCCGACGCCTGGCTCTGGAAAATTACCTGAGTGCTCTACAGGCCAACCCTCCacga GCTCGTCAGGTGTTGAGCCTACTGAAGAAGTATGTCCGTGCAGAGCAGAAGGACAGGCAGCACACGCTGAAACATTATGAGCATGTCCGCACAGTTGATCCCAAGAAGGCTGCACAGATCCGACCTCAG GTTTTGACCCACCTACGTGTGATTGATGAGAGGACAAATCAGTCATTGGGTCTGCTCTACAAAGTGCCAAGTGTGGCGAATGAGATCCACAGCCAAGTCT CTGTTATCATGCAGAGAGTTCAGGCGGAGCTGTCTCAGCAAGTCTCTTCCCTGCAGAGCGATGGGCGG GTGGATGGCAGGGTGAGTTACGGTAATGACGCTCTGATGCCTGATCAGGCCTACAGCTCTGCTCCTATGGACCCTGGCCTGGAAGGACTGGGCTTCATCCACCCTGAAAGCTTCAACCAGCCCAACACAGAGAACCACG TTGAGCCTGTTGATGCTCGTCCACTTCCTGATAGAGGACTCCCCACACGAcctg TGTCTGCCATGACGCCAGAGGAGATGCCAGAAGTGCGAAAGGAGACTGAAGAGAGGCAAAGTGCTGGCTATGAAGTTTACCATGAAAAACTG GTGTTTTTCGCTAAGGATGTGGGGTCCAATAAAGGCGCCATTATCGGACTTATGGTTGGAGGGGTTGTCATAGCAACTGTCATCGTCATTACCTTGGTGATGCTGAGGAAGAAACAATATACTTCGATTCATCACGGTGTAATTGAG GTGGATGCAGCAGTGACACCAGAGGAGCGTCATCTGGCCAAGATGCAGCAGAACGGCTACGAGAATCCCACCTACAAATTCTTTGAGCAGATGCAGAACTAA
- the LOC123973455 gene encoding amyloid-beta A4 protein-like isoform X4 translates to MGEHTACLLLLVATLTLSSEVPADDSVGLLNEPAVAMFCGKLNMHINVQSGKWESDPSGTKSCIGTKEGILQYCQEVYPELQITNVVEANQPVSIQNWCKKGRKQCRSHTHIVVPYRCLVGEFVSDALLVPDKCRFLHQERMDQCESHLHWHTVAKESCGDRSMNLHDYGMLLPCGIDRFRGVEFVCCPAEAEQDADSTELEGEESDVWWGGAETDYSDNGMSRPADTEPAAAQDDEDADEEADEEADAFERDENGDGDEDDEGEEDEDVNDERDSDERNANVAMTTTTTTTTESVEEVVRVPTMAPSPPDAMDRYLESPGDVSEHSDFQKAKESLEAKHRERMSQVMREWEEAERQAKSLPRADKKAVIQHFQEKVEALEQEAAGERQQLVETHMARVEALLNSRRRLALENYLSALQANPPRARQVLSLLKKYVRAEQKDRQHTLKHYEHVRTVDPKKAAQIRPQVLTHLRVIDERTNQSLGLLYKVPSVANEIHSQVSVIMQRVQAELSQQVSSLQSDGRVDGRVSYGNDALMPDQAYSSAPMDPGLEGLGFIHPESFNQPNTENHVEPVDARPLPDRGLPTRPVSAMTPEEMPEVRKETEERQSAGYEVYHEKLVFFAKDVGSNKGAIIGLMVGGVVIATVIVITLVMLRKKQYTSIHHGVIEVDAAVTPEERHLAKMQQNGYENPTYKFFEQMQN, encoded by the exons ATGGGGGAGCACACTGCGTGTTTGCTGTTACTGGTGGCGACCTTGACGCTTTCATCCGAG GTGCCTGCTGATGACTCTGTGGGTTTGCTAAATGAGCCGGCGGTGGCCATGTTCTGTGGGAAGCTCAACATGCACATCAATGTGCAGAGTGGCAAATGGGAGTCTGACCCCTCTGGCACTAAAAGCTGCATCGGCACCAAGGAGGGCATCCTGCAGTACTGTCAAGAG GTGTACCCAGAGTTACAGATCACAAATGTTGTGGAGGCCAACCAGCCCGTCAGCATCCAGAACTGGTGCAAGAAAGGCCGCAAGCAATGccgcagtcacacacacatcgTGGTGCCGTACCGCTGTCTGG TTGGGGAGTTTGTGAGCGACGCCCTGCTCGTTCCTGACAAATGCAGGTTCCTTCACCAGGAGCGCATGGACCAGTGTGAGAGCCACCTGCACTGGCACACGGTAGCGAAAGAG TCCTGCGGAGACCGCTCCATGAATCTTCACGACTACGGGATGCTGTTGCCATGTGGTATCGACCGTTTCCGAGGCGTGGAGTTTGTCTGCTGCCCGGCTGAGGCGGAGCAAGATGCGGATAGCACAGAGCTAGAAGGGGAGGAGTCAGACGTCTGGTGGGGCGGGGCTGAGACCGATTACTCCGATAACGG CATGTCGCGCCCGGCAGACACAGAGCCCGCTGCTGCGCAGGACGATGAGGACGCGGACGAAGAGGCGGACGAAGAGGCGGACGCTTTTGAACGGGATGAGAACGGAGATGGCGATGAAGATGACGAAGGGGAGGAAGATGAAGACGTTAACGATGAACGGGATAGCGATGAGCGCAACGCTAACGTCGCCAtgacaaccaccaccaccaccaccactgaaTCAGTTGAGGAAGTCGTTCGAG TGCCCACCATGGCCCCCAGTCCTCCAGATGCCATGGATCGGTACCTTGAATCACCTGGGGACGTCAGCGAACACTCTGATTTCCAGAAGGCCAAGGAAAGCCTCGAGGCCAAACACCGCGAAAGAATGTCTCAG GTGATGAGGGAGTGGGAAGAGGCTGAGCGGCAGGCCAAGAGCCTTCCTCGCGCTGACAAGAAAGCTGTCATCCAG CACTTCCAGGAGAAGGTGGAGGCTCTGGAGCAGGAGGCAGCAGGAGAGAGGCAGCAGCTGGTGGAGACCCACATGGCCCGGGTGGAAGCTCTGCTCAACAGCCGCCGACGCCTGGCTCTGGAAAATTACCTGAGTGCTCTACAGGCCAACCCTCCacga GCTCGTCAGGTGTTGAGCCTACTGAAGAAGTATGTCCGTGCAGAGCAGAAGGACAGGCAGCACACGCTGAAACATTATGAGCATGTCCGCACAGTTGATCCCAAGAAGGCTGCACAGATCCGACCTCAG GTTTTGACCCACCTACGTGTGATTGATGAGAGGACAAATCAGTCATTGGGTCTGCTCTACAAAGTGCCAAGTGTGGCGAATGAGATCCACAGCCAAGTCT CTGTTATCATGCAGAGAGTTCAGGCGGAGCTGTCTCAGCAAGTCTCTTCCCTGCAGAGCGATGGGCGG GTGGATGGCAGGGTGAGTTACGGTAATGACGCTCTGATGCCTGATCAGGCCTACAGCTCTGCTCCTATGGACCCTGGCCTGGAAGGACTGGGCTTCATCCACCCTGAAAGCTTCAACCAGCCCAACACAGAGAACCACG TTGAGCCTGTTGATGCTCGTCCACTTCCTGATAGAGGACTCCCCACACGAcctg TGTCTGCCATGACGCCAGAGGAGATGCCAGAAGTGCGAAAGGAGACTGAAGAGAGGCAAAGTGCTGGCTATGAAGTTTACCATGAAAAACTG GTGTTTTTCGCTAAGGATGTGGGGTCCAATAAAGGCGCCATTATCGGACTTATGGTTGGAGGGGTTGTCATAGCAACTGTCATCGTCATTACCTTGGTGATGCTGAGGAAGAAACAATATACTTCGATTCATCACGGTGTAATTGAG GTGGATGCAGCAGTGACACCAGAGGAGCGTCATCTGGCCAAGATGCAGCAGAACGGCTACGAGAATCCCACCTACAAATTCTTTGAGCAGATGCAGAACTAA
- the LOC123973455 gene encoding amyloid-beta A4 protein-like isoform X2, whose translation MGEHTACLLLLVATLTLSSEVPADDSVGLLNEPAVAMFCGKLNMHINVQSGKWESDPSGTKSCIGTKEGILQYCQEVYPELQITNVVEANQPVSIQNWCKKGRKQCRSHTHIVVPYRCLVGEFVSDALLVPDKCRFLHQERMDQCESHLHWHTVAKESCGDRSMNLHDYGMLLPCGIDRFRGVEFVCCPAEAEQDADSTELEGEESDVWWGGAETDYSDNGMSRPADTEPAAAQDDEDADEEADEEADAFERDENGDGDEDDEGEEDEDVNDERDSDERNANVAMTTTTTTTTESVEEVVRAVCWARAESGPCHAMLERWFFIPEKGRCAPFLFGGCGGNRNNFESEEYCLAVCSSSLPTMAPSPPDAMDRYLESPGDVSEHSDFQKAKESLEAKHRERMSQVMREWEEAERQAKSLPRADKKAVIQHFQEKVEALEQEAAGERQQLVETHMARVEALLNSRRRLALENYLSALQANPPRARQVLSLLKKYVRAEQKDRQHTLKHYEHVRTVDPKKAAQIRPQVLTHLRVIDERTNQSLGLLYKVPSVANEIHSQVSVIMQRVQAELSQQVSSLQSDGRVDGRVSYGNDALMPDQAYSSAPMDPGLEGLGFIHPESFNQPNTENHVEPVDARPLPDRGLPTRPVSAMTPEEMPEVRKETEERQSAGYEVYHEKLDVGSNKGAIIGLMVGGVVIATVIVITLVMLRKKQYTSIHHGVIEVDAAVTPEERHLAKMQQNGYENPTYKFFEQMQN comes from the exons ATGGGGGAGCACACTGCGTGTTTGCTGTTACTGGTGGCGACCTTGACGCTTTCATCCGAG GTGCCTGCTGATGACTCTGTGGGTTTGCTAAATGAGCCGGCGGTGGCCATGTTCTGTGGGAAGCTCAACATGCACATCAATGTGCAGAGTGGCAAATGGGAGTCTGACCCCTCTGGCACTAAAAGCTGCATCGGCACCAAGGAGGGCATCCTGCAGTACTGTCAAGAG GTGTACCCAGAGTTACAGATCACAAATGTTGTGGAGGCCAACCAGCCCGTCAGCATCCAGAACTGGTGCAAGAAAGGCCGCAAGCAATGccgcagtcacacacacatcgTGGTGCCGTACCGCTGTCTGG TTGGGGAGTTTGTGAGCGACGCCCTGCTCGTTCCTGACAAATGCAGGTTCCTTCACCAGGAGCGCATGGACCAGTGTGAGAGCCACCTGCACTGGCACACGGTAGCGAAAGAG TCCTGCGGAGACCGCTCCATGAATCTTCACGACTACGGGATGCTGTTGCCATGTGGTATCGACCGTTTCCGAGGCGTGGAGTTTGTCTGCTGCCCGGCTGAGGCGGAGCAAGATGCGGATAGCACAGAGCTAGAAGGGGAGGAGTCAGACGTCTGGTGGGGCGGGGCTGAGACCGATTACTCCGATAACGG CATGTCGCGCCCGGCAGACACAGAGCCCGCTGCTGCGCAGGACGATGAGGACGCGGACGAAGAGGCGGACGAAGAGGCGGACGCTTTTGAACGGGATGAGAACGGAGATGGCGATGAAGATGACGAAGGGGAGGAAGATGAAGACGTTAACGATGAACGGGATAGCGATGAGCGCAACGCTAACGTCGCCAtgacaaccaccaccaccaccaccactgaaTCAGTTGAGGAAGTCGTTCGAG CCGTTTGTTGGGCTCGTGCTGAGTCAGGCCCGTGTCATGCCATGCTGGAGCGTTGGTTCTTCATACCTGAGAAGGGCCGCTGTGCTCCCTTCTTGTTTGGGGGCTGTGGGGGCAACAGGAATAACTTTGAGTCGGAGGAGTACTGCCTAGCTGTCTGCAGCAGCTCGC TGCCCACCATGGCCCCCAGTCCTCCAGATGCCATGGATCGGTACCTTGAATCACCTGGGGACGTCAGCGAACACTCTGATTTCCAGAAGGCCAAGGAAAGCCTCGAGGCCAAACACCGCGAAAGAATGTCTCAG GTGATGAGGGAGTGGGAAGAGGCTGAGCGGCAGGCCAAGAGCCTTCCTCGCGCTGACAAGAAAGCTGTCATCCAG CACTTCCAGGAGAAGGTGGAGGCTCTGGAGCAGGAGGCAGCAGGAGAGAGGCAGCAGCTGGTGGAGACCCACATGGCCCGGGTGGAAGCTCTGCTCAACAGCCGCCGACGCCTGGCTCTGGAAAATTACCTGAGTGCTCTACAGGCCAACCCTCCacga GCTCGTCAGGTGTTGAGCCTACTGAAGAAGTATGTCCGTGCAGAGCAGAAGGACAGGCAGCACACGCTGAAACATTATGAGCATGTCCGCACAGTTGATCCCAAGAAGGCTGCACAGATCCGACCTCAG GTTTTGACCCACCTACGTGTGATTGATGAGAGGACAAATCAGTCATTGGGTCTGCTCTACAAAGTGCCAAGTGTGGCGAATGAGATCCACAGCCAAGTCT CTGTTATCATGCAGAGAGTTCAGGCGGAGCTGTCTCAGCAAGTCTCTTCCCTGCAGAGCGATGGGCGG GTGGATGGCAGGGTGAGTTACGGTAATGACGCTCTGATGCCTGATCAGGCCTACAGCTCTGCTCCTATGGACCCTGGCCTGGAAGGACTGGGCTTCATCCACCCTGAAAGCTTCAACCAGCCCAACACAGAGAACCACG TTGAGCCTGTTGATGCTCGTCCACTTCCTGATAGAGGACTCCCCACACGAcctg TGTCTGCCATGACGCCAGAGGAGATGCCAGAAGTGCGAAAGGAGACTGAAGAGAGGCAAAGTGCTGGCTATGAAGTTTACCATGAAAAACTG GATGTGGGGTCCAATAAAGGCGCCATTATCGGACTTATGGTTGGAGGGGTTGTCATAGCAACTGTCATCGTCATTACCTTGGTGATGCTGAGGAAGAAACAATATACTTCGATTCATCACGGTGTAATTGAG GTGGATGCAGCAGTGACACCAGAGGAGCGTCATCTGGCCAAGATGCAGCAGAACGGCTACGAGAATCCCACCTACAAATTCTTTGAGCAGATGCAGAACTAA
- the LOC123973455 gene encoding amyloid-beta A4 protein-like isoform X3, with product MFCGKLNMHINVQSGKWESDPSGTKSCIGTKEGILQYCQEVYPELQITNVVEANQPVSIQNWCKKGRKQCRSHTHIVVPYRCLVGEFVSDALLVPDKCRFLHQERMDQCESHLHWHTVAKESCGDRSMNLHDYGMLLPCGIDRFRGVEFVCCPAEAEQDADSTELEGEESDVWWGGAETDYSDNGMSRPADTEPAAAQDDEDADEEADEEADAFERDENGDGDEDDEGEEDEDVNDERDSDERNANVAMTTTTTTTTESVEEVVRAVCWARAESGPCHAMLERWFFIPEKGRCAPFLFGGCGGNRNNFESEEYCLAVCSSSLPTMAPSPPDAMDRYLESPGDVSEHSDFQKAKESLEAKHRERMSQVMREWEEAERQAKSLPRADKKAVIQHFQEKVEALEQEAAGERQQLVETHMARVEALLNSRRRLALENYLSALQANPPRARQVLSLLKKYVRAEQKDRQHTLKHYEHVRTVDPKKAAQIRPQVLTHLRVIDERTNQSLGLLYKVPSVANEIHSQVSVIMQRVQAELSQQVSSLQSDGRVDGRVSYGNDALMPDQAYSSAPMDPGLEGLGFIHPESFNQPNTENHVEPVDARPLPDRGLPTRPVSAMTPEEMPEVRKETEERQSAGYEVYHEKLVFFAKDVGSNKGAIIGLMVGGVVIATVIVITLVMLRKKQYTSIHHGVIEVDAAVTPEERHLAKMQQNGYENPTYKFFEQMQN from the exons ATGTTCTGTGGGAAGCTCAACATGCACATCAATGTGCAGAGTGGCAAATGGGAGTCTGACCCCTCTGGCACTAAAAGCTGCATCGGCACCAAGGAGGGCATCCTGCAGTACTGTCAAGAG GTGTACCCAGAGTTACAGATCACAAATGTTGTGGAGGCCAACCAGCCCGTCAGCATCCAGAACTGGTGCAAGAAAGGCCGCAAGCAATGccgcagtcacacacacatcgTGGTGCCGTACCGCTGTCTGG TTGGGGAGTTTGTGAGCGACGCCCTGCTCGTTCCTGACAAATGCAGGTTCCTTCACCAGGAGCGCATGGACCAGTGTGAGAGCCACCTGCACTGGCACACGGTAGCGAAAGAG TCCTGCGGAGACCGCTCCATGAATCTTCACGACTACGGGATGCTGTTGCCATGTGGTATCGACCGTTTCCGAGGCGTGGAGTTTGTCTGCTGCCCGGCTGAGGCGGAGCAAGATGCGGATAGCACAGAGCTAGAAGGGGAGGAGTCAGACGTCTGGTGGGGCGGGGCTGAGACCGATTACTCCGATAACGG CATGTCGCGCCCGGCAGACACAGAGCCCGCTGCTGCGCAGGACGATGAGGACGCGGACGAAGAGGCGGACGAAGAGGCGGACGCTTTTGAACGGGATGAGAACGGAGATGGCGATGAAGATGACGAAGGGGAGGAAGATGAAGACGTTAACGATGAACGGGATAGCGATGAGCGCAACGCTAACGTCGCCAtgacaaccaccaccaccaccaccactgaaTCAGTTGAGGAAGTCGTTCGAG CCGTTTGTTGGGCTCGTGCTGAGTCAGGCCCGTGTCATGCCATGCTGGAGCGTTGGTTCTTCATACCTGAGAAGGGCCGCTGTGCTCCCTTCTTGTTTGGGGGCTGTGGGGGCAACAGGAATAACTTTGAGTCGGAGGAGTACTGCCTAGCTGTCTGCAGCAGCTCGC TGCCCACCATGGCCCCCAGTCCTCCAGATGCCATGGATCGGTACCTTGAATCACCTGGGGACGTCAGCGAACACTCTGATTTCCAGAAGGCCAAGGAAAGCCTCGAGGCCAAACACCGCGAAAGAATGTCTCAG GTGATGAGGGAGTGGGAAGAGGCTGAGCGGCAGGCCAAGAGCCTTCCTCGCGCTGACAAGAAAGCTGTCATCCAG CACTTCCAGGAGAAGGTGGAGGCTCTGGAGCAGGAGGCAGCAGGAGAGAGGCAGCAGCTGGTGGAGACCCACATGGCCCGGGTGGAAGCTCTGCTCAACAGCCGCCGACGCCTGGCTCTGGAAAATTACCTGAGTGCTCTACAGGCCAACCCTCCacga GCTCGTCAGGTGTTGAGCCTACTGAAGAAGTATGTCCGTGCAGAGCAGAAGGACAGGCAGCACACGCTGAAACATTATGAGCATGTCCGCACAGTTGATCCCAAGAAGGCTGCACAGATCCGACCTCAG GTTTTGACCCACCTACGTGTGATTGATGAGAGGACAAATCAGTCATTGGGTCTGCTCTACAAAGTGCCAAGTGTGGCGAATGAGATCCACAGCCAAGTCT CTGTTATCATGCAGAGAGTTCAGGCGGAGCTGTCTCAGCAAGTCTCTTCCCTGCAGAGCGATGGGCGG GTGGATGGCAGGGTGAGTTACGGTAATGACGCTCTGATGCCTGATCAGGCCTACAGCTCTGCTCCTATGGACCCTGGCCTGGAAGGACTGGGCTTCATCCACCCTGAAAGCTTCAACCAGCCCAACACAGAGAACCACG TTGAGCCTGTTGATGCTCGTCCACTTCCTGATAGAGGACTCCCCACACGAcctg TGTCTGCCATGACGCCAGAGGAGATGCCAGAAGTGCGAAAGGAGACTGAAGAGAGGCAAAGTGCTGGCTATGAAGTTTACCATGAAAAACTG GTGTTTTTCGCTAAGGATGTGGGGTCCAATAAAGGCGCCATTATCGGACTTATGGTTGGAGGGGTTGTCATAGCAACTGTCATCGTCATTACCTTGGTGATGCTGAGGAAGAAACAATATACTTCGATTCATCACGGTGTAATTGAG GTGGATGCAGCAGTGACACCAGAGGAGCGTCATCTGGCCAAGATGCAGCAGAACGGCTACGAGAATCCCACCTACAAATTCTTTGAGCAGATGCAGAACTAA